The Gottschalkia purinilytica region TATAAACTCTTTCAAACTTATTTGATCACCTGCTATATCTTCTTGCATTTGATTTTTTATATACTCTGCAATTGCCTTTTTATTTCTTCCTACTGTATCTACATAATATCCCCTGCACCAGAATTGTCTATTTCCGTATTTGTACTTTAAGTTTGCATGTCTATCGAAGATCATTAAAGAACTTTTTCCTTTTAAATATCCCATAAATTGCGACACACTTATCTTTGGTGGAATACTTACTAACATGTGAATATGATCTGAGCATGCATTTGCTTCTATTATCTCTACTCCTTTATATTCACATAGTTTTCTTAATATTCTTCCTATGTCCACTTTTATTTTTCCATATATTATCTG contains the following coding sequences:
- the tnpA gene encoding IS200/IS605 family transposase, whose product is MDKNSLSHTKWNCKYHIVFAPKYRRQIIYGKIKVDIGRILRKLCEYKGVEIIEANACSDHIHMLVSIPPKISVSQFMGYLKGKSSLMIFDRHANLKYKYGNRQFWCRGYYVDTVGRNKKAIAEYIKNQMQEDIAGDQISLKEFIDPFTGEEVAKGKKK